From Desmodus rotundus isolate HL8 unplaced genomic scaffold, HLdesRot8A.1 manual_scaffold_358, whole genome shotgun sequence, a single genomic window includes:
- the TLE6 gene encoding transducin-like enhancer protein 6 isoform X3, protein MTSDGYLNPQGHPPMMGHREASPPALNCQGILDQLKKQFPRFPPHLPAQVESIYFLLQKVRQGLQEHHRQVENFLQIMETCSQPLGFQTREVEQQSQRPASPTVSWHREVEPPQPSSLQGQNFKDVMATRSSDWLQEPSGVDKPPAQQTDMRLSWDSEPQLWQDVLTQQLWRIFAGTHNKADLPRHRLTEQVPGLESQDPEPGYFGAERCTEDTLGSQERSTEPDVAPGMMLSCMAQEPSGRGYSFLQPICWDPDDSEDTWKGPDALPWQSKKVAIPYRMEKRRTLKHGEPVLATAVSSFTRHVFTCGRGGVKVWSLVRQMVEDRFPDSHLGVQARGAYLRTCLLFPNGTALLTGGHNLPSVSVWDLMAPSLHIRDELPSAGLTCQALAATLEDSLAFASFTDGTVRIWDLRDQSVVRDLPGPPNGAKSIAVKGQKVWVGGLDACLRCWDLRTAKEPLEYQFESQIISLSPSPREDWVLVGTANGQQWLQPTLTGQKHMVGCKDNTILGLKFSPLGQWWVSVGMDNLVSIYSMPTGTMVFQVPETTSVMCCDVSLNNCLVVTGSRDHASVYQITY, encoded by the exons CTCCAGAAGGTTCGGCAGGGTCTACAGGAACATCACAGGCAG gtaGAAAATTTCCTACAGATCATGGAGACCTGCAGCCAACCCCTGGGCTTCCAAACCAGGGAG GTTGAGCAGCAATCCCAGAGACCAGCCAGCCCCACGGTGTCCTGGCACCGGGAGGTGGAGCCCCCACAGCCCTCCAGTCTTCAGGGGCAGAACTTCAAAGACGTCATGGCCACAAGGTCATCTGATTGGCTCCAGGAGCCCTCTGGAGTGGACAAGCCCCCAGCCCAGCAGACAGACATGCGGCTGTCCTGGGACTCTGAGCCCCAGCTTTGGCAGGACGTTCTGACCCAGCAACTTTGGCGGATTTTTGCTGGGACCCACAATAAGGCAGACCTACCGAGACACAGGC TGACAGAACAGGTGCCAGGCCTG GAAAGCCAGGACCCAGAACCAGGCTACTTTGGAGCAGAACGCTGTACCGAAGATACTTTGG GTTCCCAAGAAAGGAGCACAGAACCAGACGTGGCACCAGGGATGATGCTCTCCTGCATGGCCCAG GAGCCTTCTGGGAGAGGCTATTCCTTTCTGCAGCCCAT ATGCTGGGACCCCGATGACTCCGAAGACACATGGAAGGGGCCAGATGCCTTGCCCTGGCAGTCCAAGAAGGTGGCCATCCCATACCGAATGGAGAAGAGGCGGACGCTAAAACACGGGGAGCCTGTGTTGGCCACGGCAGTCAGCAGCTTCACACGACACGTGTTCACCTGTGGCAGGGGTGGTGTCAAGGTGTGGAGCCTGGTCCGCCAGATGGTGGAGGACAGGTTCCCCGACAGCCACCTGGGCGTGCAG GCCCGAGGGGCCTACCTGCGCACCTGCCTGCTGTTCCCCAACGGCACCGCCCTGCTGACGGGTGGCCACAACTTGCCCAGTGTGAGCGTGTGGGACCTGATGGCACCCTCCCTGCACATAAGAGATGAGCTGCCCTCTGCAGGTCTCACCTGCCAGGCCTTGGCTGCCACCCTGGAGGACAGCCTGGCTTTTGCCAGCTTCACTGATGGCACCGTCAGGATCTGGGACCTGCGGGACCAGAGTGTGGTTAG GGACCTGCCAGGTCCCCCGAACGGAGCCAAGAGCATCGCTGTCAAAGGCCAGAAGGTCTGGGTTGGGGGGCTGGATGCCTGTCTGCGGTGCTGGGACCTGAGGACCGCCAAGGAGCCCCTGGAATACCAATTTGAGTCTCAG ATAATAagcctgtcccccagcccccgggAGGACTGGGTCCTGGTGGGCACAGCCAATGGCCAGCAGTGGCTACAGCCCACCCTCACGGGCCAGAAACACATGGTGGGCTGTAAGGACAACACTATCCTCGGCCTCAAGTTCTCCCCCCTTG gCCAGTGGTGGGTGAGCGTCGGGATGGACAACCTGGTTAGCATCTACAGCATGCCCACGGGAACCATGGTGTTCCAG GTACCTGAGACCACCTCTGTCATGTGCTGTGACGTGTCCCTTAACAACTGTCTGGTTGTCACAGGGTCCAGGGACCACGCCTCCGTGTACCAGATCACGTACTAA
- the TLE6 gene encoding transducin-like enhancer protein 6 isoform X4, with translation METCSQPLGFQTREVEQQSQRPASPTVSWHREVEPPQPSSLQGQNFKDVMATRSSDWLQEPSGVDKPPAQQTDMRLSWDSEPQLWQDVLTQQLWRIFAGTHNKADLPRHRLTEQVPGLESQDPEPGYFGAERCTEDTLGSQERSTEPDVAPGMMLSCMAQEPSGRGYSFLQPICWDPDDSEDTWKGPDALPWQSKKVAIPYRMEKRRTLKHGEPVLATAVSSFTRHVFTCGRGGVKVWSLVRQMVEDRFPDSHLGVQARGAYLRTCLLFPNGTALLTGGHNLPSVSVWDLMAPSLHIRDELPSAGLTCQALAATLEDSLAFASFTDGTVRIWDLRDQSVVRDLPGPPNGAKSIAVKGQKVWVGGLDACLRCWDLRTAKEPLEYQFESQIISLSPSPREDWVLVGTANGQQWLQPTLTGQKHMVGCKDNTILGLKFSPLGQWWVSVGMDNLVSIYSMPTGTMVFQVPETTSVMCCDVSLNNCLVVTGSRDHASVYQITY, from the exons ATGGAGACCTGCAGCCAACCCCTGGGCTTCCAAACCAGGGAG GTTGAGCAGCAATCCCAGAGACCAGCCAGCCCCACGGTGTCCTGGCACCGGGAGGTGGAGCCCCCACAGCCCTCCAGTCTTCAGGGGCAGAACTTCAAAGACGTCATGGCCACAAGGTCATCTGATTGGCTCCAGGAGCCCTCTGGAGTGGACAAGCCCCCAGCCCAGCAGACAGACATGCGGCTGTCCTGGGACTCTGAGCCCCAGCTTTGGCAGGACGTTCTGACCCAGCAACTTTGGCGGATTTTTGCTGGGACCCACAATAAGGCAGACCTACCGAGACACAGGC TGACAGAACAGGTGCCAGGCCTG GAAAGCCAGGACCCAGAACCAGGCTACTTTGGAGCAGAACGCTGTACCGAAGATACTTTGG GTTCCCAAGAAAGGAGCACAGAACCAGACGTGGCACCAGGGATGATGCTCTCCTGCATGGCCCAG GAGCCTTCTGGGAGAGGCTATTCCTTTCTGCAGCCCAT ATGCTGGGACCCCGATGACTCCGAAGACACATGGAAGGGGCCAGATGCCTTGCCCTGGCAGTCCAAGAAGGTGGCCATCCCATACCGAATGGAGAAGAGGCGGACGCTAAAACACGGGGAGCCTGTGTTGGCCACGGCAGTCAGCAGCTTCACACGACACGTGTTCACCTGTGGCAGGGGTGGTGTCAAGGTGTGGAGCCTGGTCCGCCAGATGGTGGAGGACAGGTTCCCCGACAGCCACCTGGGCGTGCAG GCCCGAGGGGCCTACCTGCGCACCTGCCTGCTGTTCCCCAACGGCACCGCCCTGCTGACGGGTGGCCACAACTTGCCCAGTGTGAGCGTGTGGGACCTGATGGCACCCTCCCTGCACATAAGAGATGAGCTGCCCTCTGCAGGTCTCACCTGCCAGGCCTTGGCTGCCACCCTGGAGGACAGCCTGGCTTTTGCCAGCTTCACTGATGGCACCGTCAGGATCTGGGACCTGCGGGACCAGAGTGTGGTTAG GGACCTGCCAGGTCCCCCGAACGGAGCCAAGAGCATCGCTGTCAAAGGCCAGAAGGTCTGGGTTGGGGGGCTGGATGCCTGTCTGCGGTGCTGGGACCTGAGGACCGCCAAGGAGCCCCTGGAATACCAATTTGAGTCTCAG ATAATAagcctgtcccccagcccccgggAGGACTGGGTCCTGGTGGGCACAGCCAATGGCCAGCAGTGGCTACAGCCCACCCTCACGGGCCAGAAACACATGGTGGGCTGTAAGGACAACACTATCCTCGGCCTCAAGTTCTCCCCCCTTG gCCAGTGGTGGGTGAGCGTCGGGATGGACAACCTGGTTAGCATCTACAGCATGCCCACGGGAACCATGGTGTTCCAG GTACCTGAGACCACCTCTGTCATGTGCTGTGACGTGTCCCTTAACAACTGTCTGGTTGTCACAGGGTCCAGGGACCACGCCTCCGTGTACCAGATCACGTACTAA